A genome region from Engraulis encrasicolus isolate BLACKSEA-1 chromosome 6, IST_EnEncr_1.0, whole genome shotgun sequence includes the following:
- the ddx49 gene encoding probable ATP-dependent RNA helicase DDX49, which produces MADFSSLGLSDWLIQQCKQLGIGKPTPVQQNCIPAILEGRDCMGCAKTGSGKTAAFVLPVLQKLSEDPYGIFCLVLTPTRELAYQIAEQFRVLGKPLGLKDVIIVGGMDMVAQGLDLSKKPHVVVATPGRLADHIRSSNTFSMNNLKFLIMDEADRLLEQGCTDFTADLEVILSKVPARRQTLLFSATLTDTLEELKTIAMNKPFFWESKSEVRTVEELDQRYILTPEKVKDAYLVHLVQTFQDEHDDWSIIIFTNTCKNCQLLTMMLREFKFPTISLHSMMKQKERFASLAKFKSNVFKILIATDVASRGLDIPTVQVVINHNTPGLPKTYIHRVGRTARAGRNGMAITLVTQYDIHLVNAIEEQIQTKLKANPVEEKEVLKILTQVNVTKRKCEIKLESSDFDEKKEIHKRKQLILEGKDPDKEDKRKAELLKIKKQNKKFKEKIQKTIQKNKRDQSNRKKAQKSVQTKQQAT; this is translated from the exons ATGGCGGATTTCTCCTCTCTGGGTTTATCAGACTGGCTAATACAACAATGTAAACAACTGGGCATTGGTAAGCCAACTCCTGTTCAACAAAACTGCATACCAGCTATTTTAGAAG GTCGTGATTGTATGGGCTGTGCCAAAACGGGTAGTGGAAAGACTGCTGCATTTGTCCTCCCAGTGCTACAGAAGTTATCTGAAGATCCATACGGCATCTTTTGTCTAGTCCTCACCCCCACCAG GGAGCTGGCATATCAGATTGCTGAGCAGTTTCGAGTATTGGGCAAACCTTTAGGCTTGAAGGATGTCATCATCGTTGGTGGGATGG ATATGGTGGCCCAGGGTCTGGACCTTTCCAAAAAGCCACATGTTGTCGTCGCTACGCCAGGGAGACTTGCTGATCACATCCGAAGCTCCAACACCTTCAGCATGAACAATTTGAAATTTTTG ATCATGGACGAGGCGGACCGGCTGCTGGAGCAGGGCTGTACGGACTTCACTGCAGACCTGGAGGTGATCCTCAGCAAGGTGCCGGCCCGCCGCCAGACCCTGCTCTTCAGCGCCACCCTGACCGACACCCTGGAGGAGCTGAAGACCATCGCCATGAACAAGCCCTTCTTCTGGGAGAGCAAGTCCGA GGTTCGGACAGTGGAGGAGCTGGACCAGCGCTACATCCTGACGCCAGAGAAGGTGAAGGATGCCTACCTGGTGCACCTGGTACAGACCTTCCAGGATGAGCACGACGACTGGTCCATCATCATCTTTACAAACACCTGCAA GAATTGCCAGTTACTGACAATGATGCTGCGGGAGTTTAAGTTCCCAACCATTTCGCTGCATTCCATGATGAAACAG AAAGAACGATTTGCCAGCCTGGCAAAATTTAAGTCCAACGTCTTCAAAATCCTCATTGCTACAGATGTAGCTTCAAG GGGTTTGGATATTCCAACAGTGCAGGTGGTTATCAACCATAACACCCCAGGGCTGCCCAAAACCTACATTCACAGAGTGGGCAGAACCGCCCGCGCAG GACGCAACGGCATGGCCATAACCCTGGTGACCCAGTACGACATCCACCTGGTGAACGCCATCGAGGAACAGATCC AAACAAAACTCAAGGCCAATCcagtggaggagaaggaagtTCTGAAGATCTTAACTCAGGTCAACGTGACCAAGCGCAAGTGTGAAATC AAGCTGGAGTCGTCAGACTTTGATGAGAAGAAGGAGATTCACAAGAGGAAACAGCTGATTCTGGAGGGCAAG GATCCAGACAAGGAGGACAAACGCAAAGCAGAACTCCTGAAGATCAAGAAGCAGAATAAGAAATTCAAGGAGAAAATTCAGAAAACGATTCAGAAGAACAAACGAGATCAGTCAAATCGGAAGAAGGCACAGAAGAGTGTCCAAACAAAACAACAggcaacataa